The Thermodesulfobacteriota bacterium region TTGTCATCAGTGGAGGTATTGCCAAGAATATAGGGGTAGTGAAAAGGATAGAAGAGAAGGTAGGGTTAAAGGCAAATATATGTTTTGAGCCTCAGATAGTAGGAGCCCTTGGCGCGGCAGTTTTTGGCAGGGAAATCCTCGAAAAAAAGGCTAAAAAGCAAATGATATAGTACTTTTAACCCTATCTTATAGGGGGAGGTAAGCCTATTTCAAGTAACATGTTGGGAATAAAGGGGTTTTTGCCTAAAAGATAAAAATATTTTGACAATACGAAATTAGTTTTAAGGAGGATATTATGACAGTGATTAAACTAGTTGTTGGTGGGATACTCCCGTATATTACATTGGTTGTTTTTTTATGGGGTATTATTTACAAAATCCGCAAATGGAACAGGGCTGCCCAGGGGAAGATGACCCTCTACCCTACTTCCTCAACCCCAGGTGGGAAATGGAGAAAAATTATTAAAGAAGTTTTTATTTTCCAGAGCCTTTTTAAAGGCAACAAGACTCTGTGGGGTGGGACTTGGATATTTCACGCTAGTCTTGCCCTGATTTTCATCGGTCATTTCAGAGTGGTAACCGACTTTCCTATTCTATGGCATGCACTTGGAATGGGAAAGGATGATGTGGACACTTTCTCTGACACGGTTGGGGGAATAGCTGGGTTAATTATTCTTGCGATGGGAATATACTTGCTTTTTCGACGAATTGTGATTCAACGTGTTAAGGAAATCTCTGATTGGGAAGATTACTTCACATTAGGTTTGGTCCTCGCCATTATCACTAGCGGAGATATAATGCGGTTTATAACCCATTTTGATCTTGCTCAAACCAGGGAGTACTTTGCAGCCCTTGTCACTTTTAGTATAGTATCTGTCCCTGCTGATCCTGCTTTTCTTGTGCACTTCTTTTTGGGACAGTTATTGATAATCTACATACCTTTTAGCAAATTTTTACATATACCCGGCACATTCTATAGCAAATCAATAATTTATCAAGAATAGAGAGGTGTTATAATGAGCGAAGAAAGAGTGATTTCCCATAGTGATATCGAAAAAGTAATCAACTCTGTAAATGCCATCAAGGATGGCCCCAGAGCCCTTCAACTATATATGGACATCTGTGCTAAGTGTGGAACGTGTGCTGAGCAGTGCCATGTGGCTAGGGCCAACCCTAATCGTCGAACAAACCCGGCTGCCCGATCTGACCTTATCCGAAAGCTGTATAAACAAGATGGTTCAATACTCACAAAGATCAGTGGTCTCTTAAACGGCGACAACAAGAATTTAAGTGCAGATGACGTGCAAATATGGGTGCGAGACTTCTACGAGTGTTCTGGTTGTCGCCGCTGCGCATTATACTGTCCTTTTGGTATCGACAACTCCGTGATCACGCGTAAAGGTCGTGCTGTTGTTCATGCTCTTGGCCTCTCCCCAAAGATGATGGTGCAAACCCAAGAGACATCCGATAAATTCGGAAACGATGAAGGGCAAACTTATAAGTCCTTCTTGAATGCCGTTGAATTCCTCGAATCGGAGTTAGAGGAAGAGCACGGCATTCCTATCAAAATACCTGTTGATCAGGAAGCAGACATTCTATTTGTGCCGGCTTCGGCAGACTTAATCTCATTTCCCGAAACTCAGATGGGATCTGCAACGTTTTTCCATGCAGCTGGATTAAACTGGACAATGAGCTCAAAGGCCTTCGACGGCGCAAATTTTGGGCTATTTACTGGTGACGATGCCCACATGAAGCGCAAGAATAAGGTACTCCACGACGCTTGCCTGGAGCTTAAGGTAAAGAAACTTGTAATTGGTGAGTGTGGTCATGCTTATCGAATCGCTAAGCGTATCGGGGGACCTTTCTATTGGGGCAATGATATTCCTTATGAGGTTACTAATATATTTATACTCGCGGCAGAAAAGCTAAACAAAGGAGCCTTTAAGCTTGACCCAAGTAGAAATGCAGAACCTGTAACCTATCATGACCCGTGCAACTTCGCACGAAGCACTGGGGTAATTGAAGAACCACGAGCTTTATTGAGGGCATGCGTAACTGATTTCCGGGAAATGACCCCAAACCGGGAAAATAACTGGTGCTGTGGAGGCGGAGGTGGCCTGGCAGTTATGGATGGCAAAGAAGGGGTAGAGAAGAATGAGGTTACTTTTATGGAGTATAGAATGAATGTAGGGGGAAAGATGAAGTTGAATCAAATTAAAGAGACGGAAGCAAAATACGTGGCAGCTCCATGCGCTAACTGCAAACGACAGATTATGCAACTTATGGACTACCACAAGATGGATGTTAGGGTCGGAGGGGTGTTCGACCTCTTTGATAAAGCTGTAATCTTGGATAAATAAGTAATGAACGCAGAAAAAGTAAGAGTTTAAAAAAGGAGGGGCATTAAAATGGGACATTTGGAAAAGGAAAATTTAAGAAAAAGAATTGTTGTCATCGATGATGAGGAAGACTTGACAACCTACTTCTCAACAATATTGGAAGAGAATGGTTTTTCCGTTAAAACAGCCAACAATGCTGTGGACGGGGAAAAATTGATAAGAGAGGACCCTCCTGATTTGATTTGCCTGGATTTATTAATGCCCGGTAAAACAGGTGTAAATCTGTTCCTATGGTTACGTCGACCAGAAGAGCCGTTAAGGGATGTTCCCCTGATTATAATTACGGGTATTAAGGAACAAATCAACGTCGATTGGAAAGATATCATCTCTAAATCCAAAGTTCGAGTACCTGATGGTTTTATTGAGAAACCTGTAACGCCGCAACGCCTTATGCGTGTCGTCAACAATGTTCTCAGCCGTGGATCTGAAAAGGAGGTTGTATTTGGATAAGAAATGAACATGGTGTTAAATTTATTGGGTTGATTCCCTCAATTTATTCTTTGCAGGTTTAATATGCAAGTCTTGCCACCTTTATCGCGCCTTCAGTTTCACGGAAATCGCCCTACTCTCATATACAGCAAACTGTCATTTCACAACAAAATACTGCTTATTGTCTTCCTCCTGCTGATTCTTTTTGGCCTAGTGGGGGCGATCGCTCTTCAATGGGCACTTAAGGTTCATCTTATAAAGGAATACGAGAACCACTTCCAAACTATCACCGATTCATTGTCTCATCACCTGGTGTCTCTGGTTTTGATTGGAGACAGAACTGGAGTGACACATTTGCTTTCAGAAGAGAATAAACTCTATGGAAGCAGTCTCTATATGATTGTTAATAACAAAAACGGAGAAACGCTGGGGCAATCGTTAGACCGAGAATTACCGTTACAACATACCCAAAATAATCTTGGGAACGAAGCCACCGAAAATAAAAACAGCCAAAACATTAAAGCCCACGATAAAACCATCATGGAGATAGTTTCGCCTATTATTCATGAGGGGAAAAACATCGGTGCAATAAAGATCGGTTTTTCTACATCATCGATGAACGCTTTCCTCAGGCAGTTTATGACCATCTATCTATCGATCTTCGGTGCCATGATTTTTATTTTCTTCCTCATCGTAAGACCTTTTCTGCGATATACTACACGCCCAATAGTTACTTTGACCCGTGTTGCAGACGAAATATCAGTGGGTAACCTGGATATGGATATTTTCTTTGGGAAGCATGTCAATTGTTGGGAGATTAAAAAGTGCGGGCATAGGGACTGTGCAGCTTACACAAATATAGCGGTTCAATGTTGGTTTGTCGATGGTACGCCTTGTGAGGGTTATGAACCCAAATTCCCCGAAAAGCTCAAAGGATGTCAAAAATGTGAAGTCTACAAAACCCACAAAGGAGATGAGATTGTTCAACTGGCGGATTCATTTCAGCACATGATATACATGCTCAAGACTTCCAGTACCGAACTTGAGAAGTCTTACAAATTTCAGAGCAACATGATTCAGAATTCTTTAATGGGAATCATTGCAGCAAATGAGGTTGGGACTGTAAAGATTTTCAATCTCGTTGCAGAAAACCTCACCAAATATTCCGAATCAGAGGTCATCGACAAACTGTCTTTAAATGACTTATTTTCCGAAGAGATTGCTGTAAAGATTAACCGTCCACTTATATATGATTATGGTGTAGTGTTGCGCGGTTTTAAACCCATGGAATCTGAAATTATGGACAAGAACAAAGAGCCAATACCAGTTAGACTCTCGGGTATAAACCTGTACGAGGAAGAAGAGCATTTAGGGAAGGTTTTCTTTTTTCAGGATCTTCGAGAGATAAAGAAACTTCGTCAAGAACTGATCCAGTCTGAAAGACTTAGCGCTACTGGTCAGGCTGTAGCCAGTATCAGCCACTCGATCAAGAACATCCTGGATGGCCTTTTGGGAGGTGTGTACATTTACAAGAAGGGGAATATGATAAATGATAGAAAGGATACTCAAAAGGGTTGGAAGATGATCGAAAAGAACATCGACCTCATTTCTGAGCTTGTGATTAACCTATTGAACTATGCAAAAGACCGTGAGTCTATTTTTGAGAAGTATGACCCCAAAAATATAGTTGAGGATGTAATTGAAACAATGGAGAATAAAGCCCATAATAAGAATATCGAAATTATCTCGGAATACGAGGGGGATTTCGGTGATATTTACGTAGATTCACACGCCCTGTATCAATGCCTAATGAACTTGGTGTCTAATGCAATCGATGCTACCCCTCCTGGATATCCGGGCCAAATTGCCATTAGACTAAAATCGGAAAATCAGGGGGGGATTATCTTCGAAGTATTAGACAACGGCATTGGAATGAAAAAAGAAATCCGGGAAAAGATTTTTCACGGAATGGTTAGCACCAAGGGTTCAACAGGTACAGGTCTTGGACTATTAGTTGTAAAGAAAATCGTATCAGAACATGGAGGAATTATAAAAGTAGAATCTGAAGAAAATAAAGGCTCGTGCTTTAGAATCTGGCTGCCTAGCAATAACTCAAATGCCCAAGTCTTCGGTTCCAAATAGGTAATCATCTTATTTACTTATTCGCATTAGACATTTGCAAGAAGATCCCCTTTTTAAGAATGTCTTCTAAAGTCGTAGTTCTTAAATAGTCCTTGATTAGCTCACTAAGCTCAACCCATGTTGGACGCGATATGCATTCGTCAGATCGGTAACACAATTTTGCATCTTTAACACAGTCAATAAGCGACATATCTCCTTCGACAGCATAAAGGATGTCAGCTAGGGTTATTTCTGAAGGGGAGCGGGCAAGCAGATATCCCCCGTTTTTTCCTCTAACGACTCTTATGAGCCCGGCCAGTTTTAGAACACCCATTAATTGAGTCAGGTATTTCTTTGAAATGCCCTGATTTTTCTCTATTGTTGCTAGTGGGAGCGCTTCTTTCCCATGATGAAGTGCAAGTTCAATCATCGCTCTAGTGACATATCTTCCTCTACAAGACAATCGCATTTATTTAGATTACAACTCCTCCTTTGGCAAAAATGCTCGTTCTATAACGAAACGAAATGACTGTGTCATGTGTACCATACTTCCCAAATGTGTCTTTGCTGCCACCTTTCTTGCTTGTTCAATGGGAGAATAACAAACAAGCAGTATATCGCTACATGATGCATCAATGTCGGTCTCGTCAGCAAGGGTAATTGGTGCCCAGATTTTTCCAGCTCTGTCACAAAGCACAGGGCATCCTTTCAGACTGAAATTGCTGTCTGTCTGATTCAACATTTCTCCTTCCTTTCCTATACGAAAGACCAAAGGGAAAGAAACATGGGAAATATCCATGACGCTCCATGGGCACATGGATTTCAAAGAAAGAAGGTCTCTGAAGATCACACCTGGCTTTTCAGCCTGAATACCCTGACCACTAAAAACTCTTTTAGCTAAGAGTTCGAATGACGATACACACCTCTCCTTGGAAAGTCCCCCCTTCATTAAAAGT contains the following coding sequences:
- a CDS encoding respiratory nitrate reductase subunit gamma gives rise to the protein MTVIKLVVGGILPYITLVVFLWGIIYKIRKWNRAAQGKMTLYPTSSTPGGKWRKIIKEVFIFQSLFKGNKTLWGGTWIFHASLALIFIGHFRVVTDFPILWHALGMGKDDVDTFSDTVGGIAGLIILAMGIYLLFRRIVIQRVKEISDWEDYFTLGLVLAIITSGDIMRFITHFDLAQTREYFAALVTFSIVSVPADPAFLVHFFLGQLLIIYIPFSKFLHIPGTFYSKSIIYQE
- a CDS encoding (Fe-S)-binding protein yields the protein MSEERVISHSDIEKVINSVNAIKDGPRALQLYMDICAKCGTCAEQCHVARANPNRRTNPAARSDLIRKLYKQDGSILTKISGLLNGDNKNLSADDVQIWVRDFYECSGCRRCALYCPFGIDNSVITRKGRAVVHALGLSPKMMVQTQETSDKFGNDEGQTYKSFLNAVEFLESELEEEHGIPIKIPVDQEADILFVPASADLISFPETQMGSATFFHAAGLNWTMSSKAFDGANFGLFTGDDAHMKRKNKVLHDACLELKVKKLVIGECGHAYRIAKRIGGPFYWGNDIPYEVTNIFILAAEKLNKGAFKLDPSRNAEPVTYHDPCNFARSTGVIEEPRALLRACVTDFREMTPNRENNWCCGGGGGLAVMDGKEGVEKNEVTFMEYRMNVGGKMKLNQIKETEAKYVAAPCANCKRQIMQLMDYHKMDVRVGGVFDLFDKAVILDK
- a CDS encoding response regulator, with amino-acid sequence MGHLEKENLRKRIVVIDDEEDLTTYFSTILEENGFSVKTANNAVDGEKLIREDPPDLICLDLLMPGKTGVNLFLWLRRPEEPLRDVPLIIITGIKEQINVDWKDIISKSKVRVPDGFIEKPVTPQRLMRVVNNVLSRGSEKEVVFG
- a CDS encoding ATP-binding protein, with amino-acid sequence MQVLPPLSRLQFHGNRPTLIYSKLSFHNKILLIVFLLLILFGLVGAIALQWALKVHLIKEYENHFQTITDSLSHHLVSLVLIGDRTGVTHLLSEENKLYGSSLYMIVNNKNGETLGQSLDRELPLQHTQNNLGNEATENKNSQNIKAHDKTIMEIVSPIIHEGKNIGAIKIGFSTSSMNAFLRQFMTIYLSIFGAMIFIFFLIVRPFLRYTTRPIVTLTRVADEISVGNLDMDIFFGKHVNCWEIKKCGHRDCAAYTNIAVQCWFVDGTPCEGYEPKFPEKLKGCQKCEVYKTHKGDEIVQLADSFQHMIYMLKTSSTELEKSYKFQSNMIQNSLMGIIAANEVGTVKIFNLVAENLTKYSESEVIDKLSLNDLFSEEIAVKINRPLIYDYGVVLRGFKPMESEIMDKNKEPIPVRLSGINLYEEEEHLGKVFFFQDLREIKKLRQELIQSERLSATGQAVASISHSIKNILDGLLGGVYIYKKGNMINDRKDTQKGWKMIEKNIDLISELVINLLNYAKDRESIFEKYDPKNIVEDVIETMENKAHNKNIEIISEYEGDFGDIYVDSHALYQCLMNLVSNAIDATPPGYPGQIAIRLKSENQGGIIFEVLDNGIGMKKEIREKIFHGMVSTKGSTGTGLGLLVVKKIVSEHGGIIKVESEENKGSCFRIWLPSNNSNAQVFGSK
- a CDS encoding Rrf2 family transcriptional regulator, whose translation is MRLSCRGRYVTRAMIELALHHGKEALPLATIEKNQGISKKYLTQLMGVLKLAGLIRVVRGKNGGYLLARSPSEITLADILYAVEGDMSLIDCVKDAKLCYRSDECISRPTWVELSELIKDYLRTTTLEDILKKGIFLQMSNANK